A window from Drosophila willistoni isolate 14030-0811.24 chromosome XR unlocalized genomic scaffold, UCI_dwil_1.1 Seg143, whole genome shotgun sequence encodes these proteins:
- the LOC6645533 gene encoding catalase → MASRDAASNQLIDYKNSQTVAPGAITTGHGAPIGIKDATQSVGPRGPLLLQDVNFLDEMSHFDRERIPERVVHAKGAGAFGYFEVTHDISQYCAAKIFEKVKKRTPLAVRFSTVGGESGSADTARDPRGFAIKFYTDDGVWDLVGNNTPIFFIRDPILFPSFIHTQKRNPQTHLKDPDMFWDFLTLRPESTHQVCFLFGDRGTPDGYCHMNGYGSHTFKLVNAKGEPIYAKFHFKTDQGIKNLDVKAAEQLASSDPDYSIRDLYNRIKNCKFPSWSMYIQVMTFEQAKKFKYNPFDLTKVWSQKEYPLLPVGKMVLDRNPKNYFAEVEQIAFSPAHMVPGIEPSPDKMLQGRLFSYSDTHRHRLGPNYLQIPVNCPYRVKIANFQRDGPMNVTDNQDGAPNYFPNSFNGPEECPRARALSTCCPVSGDVYRFSSGNTEDNYGQVTDFWVHTLDKCAKKRLVQNIADHLSNASQFLQERAVKNFTLVHADFGRMLTEALNLAKSSKF, encoded by the exons ATGGCTTCACGAGATGCCGCATCCAATCAATTAATTGACTACAAAAATTCCCAAACG GTGGCACCGGGAGCAATTACCACTGGACACGGTGCTCCAATTGGCATTAAGGATGCCACACAATCGGTTGGACCACGTGGCCCCCTGCTACTGCAGGATGTCAATTTCCTGGATGAGATGTCTCACTTTGATCGCGAAAGGATACCCGAACGTGTGGTCCATGCCAAGGGTGCTGGAGCCTTTGGTTATTTTGAAGTGACCCACGATATTTCGCAATATTGTGCCGCCAAGATATTCGAAAAGGTTAAGAAGCGTACCCCATTGGCTGTTCGATTCTCGACGGTGGGCGGTGAGAGCGGTTCGGCTGATACGGCCCGTGATCCTCGTGGATTCGCCATTAAATTCTATACGGACGATGGTGTTTGGGATTTGGTTGGCAATAATACACCAATTTTCTTTATACGCGATCCCATACTATTTCCCAGTTTCATACACACCCAGAAACGTAATCCGCAAACGCATTTGAAGGATCCGGATATGTTTTGGGATTTCCTCACCTTGCGCCCGGAGTCGACGCATCAGGTTTGCTTCCTGTTCGGTGATCGTGGCACTCCCGATGGCTATTGTCACATGAATGGCTATGGTTCGCATACATTTAAGCTTGTGAATGCCAAGGGTGAGCCAATCTATGCTAAATTCCATTTCAAAACGGATCAGGGCATCAAGAATCTGGATGTTAAGGCTGCCGAACAATTGGCATCGAGTGATCCGGATTATAGCATACGTGATTTGTATAATCGCATCAAGAACTGCAAATTCCCCAGCTGGTCCATGTATATCCAAGTGATGACCTTCGAGCAGGCCAAGAAATTCAAATATAATCCATTCGATTTGACCAAGGTCTGGTCCCAAAAGGAATATCCTCTATTGCCAGTGGGTAAAATGGTTTTGGATCGCAATCCCAAGAACTATTTCGCCGAAGTCGAACAAATTGCATTCAGTCCGGCTCATATGGTGCCTGGCATTGAACCATCACCCGATAAGATGTTGCAGGGACGTCTATTCTCCTATTCGGATACGCATCGTCATCGTTTGGGACCCAACTACTTGCAGATTCCTGTAAATTGTCCATATCGTGTCAAGATTGCCAATTTCCAACGTGATGGACCCATGAATGTGACCGATAATCAGGATGGTGCACCCAATTATTTCCCCAATTCATTCAACGGTCCCGAAGAATGTCCCCGGGCGCGTGCCCTGTCCACCTGCTGTCCCGTTTCCGGTGATGTCTATCGCTTTAGCAGCGGCAATACCGAGGATAACTATGGTCAGGTCACTGATTTCTGGGTCCACACACTCGACAAGTGTGCCAAGAAGCGTCTTGTGCAAAATATTGCCGATCATCTGAGCAATGCCAGTCAATTCTTGCAGGAGCGTGCTGTCAAGAATTTCACTTTAGTTCATGCCGATTTCGGACGCATGTTAACCGAGGCCCTCAATCTGGCCAAATCCTCCAAATTCTAA
- the LOC111518973 gene encoding protein hunchback produces the protein MEPQMQAKRYCGLGNHELTAPYRTIEDNWMLNFAKRLNGEIRPSTLICDSCLVTLKEVYKKKVKRAVLHHKQRQKTSGNSISDVSSSQRAGTSSDSYQSQPLMHAPGADNNVNKRRRRVDEEPSSTTPTIHPQEHTSSTSAAALALASLKAAAQQQQQQQQQQQQQEQQQHPLATIAESMSQSSVNSTDDDEPLLSLNAVNGTRLPHIQPIPKRRQIQLTGPHLDIYLAGTTGG, from the coding sequence ATGGAGCCACAGATGCAAGCTAAAAGATACTGCGGCCTGGGAAATCATGAACTTACTGCGCCATACAGAACGATAGAGGATAACTGGATGTTGAACTTTGCCAAACGGCTCAATGGGGAAATCCGGCCCAGCACTTTAATCTGCGACAGCTGTTTGGTCACATTGAAGGAAGTGTATAAGAAAAAAGTCAAAAGAGCCGTCCTCCATCATAAACAGCGGCAAAAAACAAGCGGCAATAGTATCTCAGATGTTAGCTCTAGTCAAAGGGCAGGGACATCGTCGGATTCGTATCAGAGTCAGCCCCTTATGCACGCCCCAGGGGCTGACAACAATGTGAATAAGCGTAGGCGTCGTGTCGATGAAGAGCCATCGAGCACAACTCCGACAATACATCCTCAAGAACATACATCTTCAACAAGTGCAGCAGCCTTGGCTTTGGCATCACTAAAAGCTGctgcccagcagcagcaacaacaacaacaacagcagcagcagcaagaacaacaacaacatcccCTAGCTACTATAGCTGAATCAATGAGCCAATCTAGTGTGAACAGCACGGACGACGACGAACCCTTGTTGAGCTTAAATGCTGTAAATGGAACCAGGTTACCTCACATTCAGCCAATTCCAAAGCGACGGCAGATCCAGTTAACTGGGCCTCATCTGGACATCTATTTGGCTGGCACCACCGGCGGCTAA
- the LOC6645532 gene encoding adenosine 5'-monophosphoramidase HINT3 has protein sequence MSQPCLFCNIANGKVPDTKLEVETDEYVIFKDIKPAAKFHYLAVPKLHYESLNTLTKSHEQLVTRMEEGLRQLLAQQGVDMDEALFGFHLPPFITVRHLHMHAIAPRSDMGFLSRWIFKPSSRWFRSPDDARFYLYQKNE, from the exons ATGTCGCAGCCATGCCTATTCTGTAATATAGCCAACGGCAAAGTGCCAGATACCAAATTGGAAGTTGAGACTGATGAATACGTTATATTTAAGGATATAAAACCTGCAGCCAAATTCCATTATCTCGCAGTGCCAAAATTGCATTATGAAAGCCTCAACACACTCACCAAATCCCACGAGCAATTGG TTACTCGCATGGAGGAGGGACTGCGACAGCTATTGGCTCAACAAGGAGTTGACATGGATGAGGCTCTGTTTGGCTTCCATTTGCCGCCATTCATCACAGTGAGACATCTTCATATGCATGCCATTGCACCACGCTCCGATATGGGCTTTTTGTCCAGATGGATATTCAAACCCTCTTCCCGTTGGTTCCGCTCG CCTGATGATGCTCGTTTTTATCTTTACCAAAAGAATGAATAG
- the LOC6645491 gene encoding uncharacterized protein LOC6645491, producing MDMDTNSDACSMSSLESESDLSLAFEQDQDNQQDGGGCDELPAFDTRALSPHGRTPSPINDLNLSDIETPKQQPQHQLEQTKDDQVNLQSHPDFVALHEINAQISPPSDANDSKNNLETIFEGVFLQTPPREKTPKSSPSSSSSSSRFTPKRSRANLMELVAMNRIQNGKENQSPSTKWQCQ from the exons ATGGATATGGACACAAATTCGGATGCG TGTTCAATGTCATCGCTGGAAAGCGAAAGTGATCTATCATTGGCCTTCGAACAGGATCAGGATAATCAACAGGATGGTGGTGGATGTGACGAACTGCCAGCCTTCGATACACGTGCCCTCTCTCCCCATGGACGCACTCCGTCGCCCATTAACGATTTAAATCTTTCGGATATTGAGACACCTAAGCAACAGCCGCAGCATCAGTTAGAACAAACGAAAGATGATCAGGTCAATCTTCAAAGTCATCCCGATTTTGTGGCTCTACATGAGATAAATGCCCAAATTAGTCCTCCCAGCGATGCCAACGATTCAAAGAACAATCTAGAGACCATATTCGAGGGCGTTTTTCTTCAAACACCGCCACGTGAGAAGACACCAAAATCAAGCCCAAGCTCATCATCCTCCTCTTCACGTTTTACACCGAAACGTAGTCGGGCCAATCTCATGGAACTGGTGGCCATGAATCGCATACAAAATGGCAAAGAGAATCAATCACCCTCGACTAAATGGCAATGTCAGTAA
- the LOC6645534 gene encoding uncharacterized protein LOC6645534, producing MAGNSMDPNKDIKILMNQLNHQQRQQQHPQQSSNNTANAKYASSAATAGSTAIRMCPSSANRTNYNNNNNNNNNNNSKQFNELCMKAQAGQKLMIIMRGPPGCGKSTLADNLLRQSHLLDKQSQQQQQLTAKDFIFSSDDYFFNNRQVYQFNANQLPDAHAWNRKRVQEKASNGWSPIIVDNTNIMIWEMQTYVQIAIQYGYLIELLEPQTNWSKSASKLAQKNIHQVPRENIQRMLERFEKTTVPELIRSIKNTKYTVPLPQLRKQPPLPALPAAPPPAAPPTPTPTSVSATTPTIASSSTINTSATTIVANEENISPNSSCFKLNANASSWLPYEQNATNYWFQNDSQVDPIPEIFPPLNSSYNNKSSSALNETSILDLLRDDQEKKQTDDDDETAISSLLQRHSLDCPNEASGFVILRQMYANKHVTGLWDLYVKCKGDVDWAVDILIKESELNAESTQDYQEDGLSPDEFQCDCSNLATGIDGFVVATTAESDVMAATATVPLPIQSPAAAPKLMPKPQRQQRCRRNNGSMANTNTKELQLQIQNCFTLGDDQYSEHTRKIRDIRNGILDLSLPLPTAMIANAPGGVGGGSPAMETQTQTQPTQEDDDNEDPEENTLLEIDLGETLIKQLRTHCHYEGEMLPPDQELPHTKVFIPRHLVKQLHMLWMESVFNQLEEQRHQTKRDDEQFARLLQNPKYAEYTESPSNVNELLDMEMALTIYQSELLAEKQAAEQRQQQRPNDIATHLTKMKLCEKFPDIPKNTMLEIFESTGCNYGKTVELIDSEVKSELSGAELYKQVVLESEKLNAQVAREENQPQQQQQQQQQSRSRSSSSSNRAVPVLSEDAKRAALRDFEETRNMAAHHSQLKAECYLKAKQAIQQGNGSVALYYSEIAQLHKTKIDAFNHRAANSIIEVHKHTQNNPDLLDLHYLHADEAISCLDIFLDHHITGLRNSTRVYKHVFIITGRGLHSANGVSTIKNKVKTRLGERRLRWQEVNPGLLRVKVFSASRHAKNI from the exons ATGGCGGGAAATTCGATGGATCCAAACAAGGATATTAAAATATTGATGAATCAACTAAATCATCAGcagagacaacaacaacatccacAGCAGAGCTCAAACAATACAGCCAATGCCAAATATGCCAGCTCAGCTGCTACGGCGGGATCCACAGCCATAAGAATGTGTCCATCATCAGCGAATAGAActaactacaacaacaacaataacaataataataataacaatagcAAACAATTTAATGAATTATGCATGAAAGCCCAAGCTGGACAAAAATTAATGATCATAATGCGCGGTCCACCTGGTTGTGGTAAATCCACATTGGCTGATAATTTACTAAGACAAAGTCATCTCCTCGATAAACAGtcgcaacagcaacaacaattgacaGCCAAAGATTTTATATTCAGCAGTGATGattattttttcaataatCGTCAAGTATATCAGTTTAATGCAAATCAATTACCCGATGCCCATGCCTGGAATCGTAAACGTGTCCAGGAGAAAGCCTCCAATGGCTGGAGTCCCATAATTGTCGATAATACCAATATTATGATATGGGAAATGCAAACATATGTCCAAATTGCTATCCAATATGGCTATCTAATCGAATTACTTGAACCACAAACCAATTGGTCCAAATCGGCCAGTAAATTGGCCCAAAAGAACATCCATCAGGTGCCACGAGAGAATATCCAACGTATGTTGGAACGTTTTGAGAAAACTACAGTGCCAGAATTGATCAGG tctataaaaaatacaaaatacacgGTGCCATTGCCACAATTGCGAAAGCAACCACCATTGCCGGCCTTGccagcagcaccgccgcctGCAGCACCACCTACACCAACGCCCACGTCAGTGTCTGCAACCACGCCCACCATTGCTAGCAGCAGCACAATCAATACAAGTGCCACAACAATTGTTGCCAATGAGGAGAATATAAGTCCAAATTCAAGTTGCTTTAAACTAAATGCAAATGCCTCAAGTTGGTTACCTTATGAACAGAATGCTACCAATTATTGGTTTCAAAATGATAGCCAAGTGGATCCAATCCCAGAAATATTCCCACCGTTAAACAGCAGttataataataaatcatCAAGTGCACTAAATGAGACATCCATACTGGATCTATTGCGAGATGATCAAGAAAAGAAGCAAacggatgatgatgatgaaactGCAATTTCTAGTTTATTGCAACGACATTCATTGGATTGCCCGAATGAGGCAAGTGGTTTTGTTATACTACGGCAAATGTATGCTAATAAACATGTCACCGGACTCTGGGATCTCTATGTCAAATGTAAAGGCGATGTGGATTGGGCTGTTGatatattaattaaagaaTCTGAACTAAATGCCGAAAGCACACAAGATTACCAAGAAGATGGCCTATCGCCGGATGAGTTTCAATGCGATTGTTCTAATCTGGCCACGGGCATAGATGGATTTGTAGTGGCAACAACAGCCGAGAGTGATGTGATGGCAGCGACAGCGACGGTTCCATTGCCCATTCaatcaccagcagcagctcCGAAACTGATGCCCAAGCCGCAACGTCAACAACGTTGCCGACGCAACAATGGTTCGATGGCAAATACAAATACCAAggaattgcaattgcaaataCAAAATTGCTTTACTTTAG GTGATGATCAATACTCGGAACATACTCGTAAAATACGTGATATACGCAATGGAATACTCGATCTATCATTACCATTGCCAACAGCAATGATTGCCAATGCTCCCGGTGGAGTAGGAGGAGGATCTCCTGCAATGGAAAcccaaacacaaacacaaccaACACAAGAGGATGACGATAATGAGGATCCTGAGGAGAATACTCTATTAGAAATTGATTTGGGTGAAACTTTGATTAAACAATTGCGTACACATTGTCATTATGAGGGTGAAATGTTGCCACCCGACCAGGAATTGCCGCATACGAAAGTGTTTATACCACGTCATTTGGTTAAACAATTGCACATGTTATGGATGGAATCGGTATTCAATCAATTGGAAGAACAACGACATCAAACAAAACGAGATGATGAGCAATTCGCTAGATTATtgcaaaatccaaaatatgCCGAATACACCGAATCGCCAAGTAATGTTAATGAATTGCTCGATATGGAGATGGCATTGACAATCTATCAAAGTGAATTATTGGCTGAAAAACAAGCTGCCGAGCAGAGGCAACAACAGCGTCCAAATGATATAGCCACACATTTaactaaaatgaaattatGTGAAAAATTTCCAGATATACCGAAGAATACAATGCTTGAGATATTTGAATCAACCGGTTGTAATTATGGTAAAACAGTTGAATTAATTGATAGCGAAGTGAAAAGTGAATTGAGCGGTGCAGAACTGTATAAACAGGTTGTCCTGGAGAGTGAGAAG CTAAATGCACAAGTGGCACGTGAGGAGAatcaaccacaacaacaacagcagcagcaacaacaatcgaGATCTAGATCATCTTCCTCATCAAATCGTGCTGTGCCAGTCCTTAGCGAGGATGCAAAACGTGCTGCATTACGTGATTTTGAAGAGACACGTAACATGGCCGCCCATCATTCCCAATTGAAGGCCGAATGTTATTTAAAAGCCAAACAAGCCATACAACAAGGCAATGGCAGTGTTGCTCTCTATTACTCAGAAATTGCACAATTGCATAAAACCAAAATTGACGCATTCAATCATCGTGCGGCCAATTCCATTATAGAAGTCCATAAGCATACTCAAAACAATCCCGATCTATTGGATTTACATTATCTGCATGCCGATGAGGCCATCAGTTGTTTGGATATATTTCTAGATCATCATATCACTGGTCTACGTAATTCGACACGTGTCTATAAGCATGTCTTTATCATTACGGGCCGTGGTCTGCATAGTGCCAATGGTGTATCGACCATAAAGAATAAGGTGAAGACCAGATTGGGTGAGCGACGTTTGCG cTGGCAGGAAGTTAATCCTGGTCTATTAagagtgaaagttttttcaGCCTCTCGTCATGCCAAAAACATTTGA